In Eretmochelys imbricata isolate rEreImb1 chromosome 18, rEreImb1.hap1, whole genome shotgun sequence, one genomic interval encodes:
- the RNF223 gene encoding RING finger protein 223, translated as MRRTETPDSPTSPVPAALDEIPIPISPIIVTSPTDSRKLSSPTSSLASPKPTSPIECSICFNTYDNSFKTPKLLQCSHVFCLECVARLTSALPQPRVEDQLPCPLCRQLTEIPLEGPPALQTSQELLSTLPPEYQREKVVWMEGSKLCCRQSSQDPEDPDACICLDVAMSKPNPTMTPTEGMAGRLSRCAMCDDWKRIVLLSALVIILLCIILWPVQCALKTGNLRCFPRTVTFSRPNPVSFTHTTPPVPGTSPPSR; from the coding sequence ATGCGGCGCACCGAGACGCCAGATTCCCCCACCAGCCCCGTTCCTGCCGCTCTGGATGAAATCCCCATTCCTATTAGCCCCATCATAGTCACCTCCCCCACCGACAGCAGAAAGCTCAGCTCCCCGACGTCCAGCCTTGCCTCCCCCAAACCGACCTCCCCCATCGAGTGCTCCATCTGCTTCAACACCTACGACAACAGCTTCAAGACACCCAAGCTGCTCCAGTGCTCGCATGTCTTCTGTCTGGAGTGCGTGGCCCGCTTGacctcggccctgccccagccccgtgtCGAGGaccagctgccctgccctctctgcaggcagctcACGGAGATTCCCCTTGAGGGCCCTCCGGCTCTCCAgaccagccaggagctcctgtcCACCCTGCCCCCCGAGTACCAACGGGAAAAGGTGGTGTGGATGGAAGGCAGCAAGCTGTGCTGCAGGCAGTCATCCCAGGACCCAGAAGATCCCGACGCATGCATCTGCCTTGACGTGGCCATGAGCAAGCCCAATCCCACCATGACGCCGACAGAGGGCATGGCTGGGAGGCTGTCCCGCTGTGCCATGTGCGACGACTGGAAACGCATCGTCCTCCTCTCGgccctggtcatcattctgcTGTGCATCATTCTGTGGCCGGTGCAGTGTGCCCTGAAAACTGGGAACCTCCGCTGCTTCCCAAGGACGGTTACTTTCAGCAGGCCAAACCCTGTTTCGTTTACACATACAACCCCGCCAGTGCCTGGGACCAGCCCGCCCTCTCGCTAG